Part of the Leptotrichia massiliensis genome, ATAATAGAAAAAATGCCAATGGTTAATGAAGTAGAAATAATAGAAAAAGATGCAATAAATCCTTATGGTTCTTATTATGAAAATGAAGGAAGTCTAAAAAATTTAGATGAAATTATTAATGTTCAAATTAAAAATTCTATTGATAATGAAAGTATGGATTTATTAGCAAATAGAATAAAAGAATTTGTAAAATTACAAAGTAAAGAAAAAAAATTTGTAAAAATATATTTTACAATTAAAAATGGTTATTATGAAGCATTAAAAATATATGATTTAAAAAATAACGAATTAAAACAAATTTATGTAAGTAAAAATTTACAAGTATCAGAAAGTCTTGGTTTTGTTTTGTTAAATATGTATGTAAAAATATTAAAAGGTAATGAATTTTAATAAATTAAAAAGAGAGTGGAGTTTTTATTATGACAGATTATTATAAAATACTAGGTGTTTCAGAAGATGCTGATGCAAAAGAGATAAAGGCAAAATATAGAAAATTGGCTATGAAGTATCATCCAGACAGGAATCCTGATGATAAGAAGGCTGAAGAAATGTTTAAGGCAATCAGCGAGGCGTATGAAATACTTGGAGATGAGAATAAAAGAAAAGAATACGATGAGAAGAGGAAGAATAAGGGAAATGCTGGAAGTCAAAGATTTGGTGAGAAGAAATCAAGCAGGGCAGAGCAGAACAATGAATCAGCTAAAAGGGGGGCTGAGGCATTTTTCCGTAATTTTTCAGCAAATCCAAATGATATAAAGAACATGTTTGAAAGTGCTTTTGATGTGAATAATATGAGCAGTTCTGATAAGGATAAAATGAGGGAACATAAAAAAAGTATGGAACAAAGTTTTGAAAACTTTTTTAAGCCTAAAAAGGATAAATAAGATAATTAGATTGTAAATAAAAACTTTAAAATAAGATAAATTATAAAATAAAATTAGAATTTAGATTTAATTTTAGAAAGAAAGGAAATAATAAAATGCTTTGGAGAATAAAAAGTTTTTTCAGTAGAATTAGAAGTAGAATTTTTAATGTATTTTCTGGAAGAGGCAGTTTGTATCGAGTTGAAAGTTTAAGAAGAGGTGTGACTTCAACTTCAAAAAAAGAAAAAGAAAATACTTCAATGTCTGTTGATAAGGGAATTAGAAAATATGAAAAAAGGCAGATGGCTGCCAGAGGGGAAAGGCAGTACAATTTTTTTAATTTAAAAAATATAATAATTTTGATTATACTATTTTTTACTTTTGTGTATATTCATATGGCTGGATATTCTGTGAAAAGTCTGTATATTGCAATTTTTATATTTATAGCACTAACATTGTATCTTCTTATAGTAGAAAGATTTAAGGAAAAAGTGGAAGTGCATGATGAGATAAAGGAAATAAAGCATGAGCGTGAAAGAGAGCATCATGTATTTTTGGATAAAGTAAAAGAAATAGAGGAGGTTGAAAAGAATCAAATTGAAAATATAATTTTAAAAAATTCAGATGACTATGATATTAAAGTATGGAAGATTGGAAGAGCATCTTCATTGCTGATAGGGAAAAGAACGCCTAGAAACAAGGTGGATATAGACGTGAGTGAAGGAGTATATTCAAATTTGGTAAGCAGGGCTCATGGAATGTTGAACAGAGTAAATGGAGTTTGGTACTATGAAGATTTAGGTTCACAAAATGGAAGCGGAATAGAAAAGAAAGATGACAGAAGAAAAATAAAATTAAAAAGAAATGTGCCTGTAAAAGTTGAAAGTGGAGATATAATATATTTAGCAACAACAAAAATATTGTTAAAATAATGATTTGTTTAAGGAAGTAGGTTAAAAATGGAGAATAATTTAAATAATCAAAAGCCAGTGGAATTTTTTTCGGCTGAAAGAATAAAGATAGAAATAGATGGACAGCAGATACTTTGGAGAGATATGAATCTTGAAATAGATTCAAAGATAGGGGAACATACGATTGGAAAAATAAAATATGTGGCATCACCGAACCAGTTAAGCTTATACGATGCCTTAATAGATAAAAAAGGCGACAAGACAATAGTAGTTACAGGAAGGAGCAACGTATCGAATGAAGCAGGAAATGCTACAGATAAGATATTCCTGAATGGAGTGATAAGTAAATTTAGGATAAAGGAAACAAAGGCAGGAGCATTAGCAGTTGAGTTAGTGTGCAGTTCAAAGAGCATACTTCTTGACAGAATACCAAGATACCGTTCATTTCAGGATCCGACACTTACATATACAGATATAGCACAGGAAGTGAATAAAAATTATAATGATGGGGAAACATTGGTAAATGTAGGGGAAGATATGAAAGAAATCCCAAGAATGACAATCCAGTATAACGAAACAGACTGGGAATACTTAAAGAGAATAGCATCGTATACAGGACAGCCATTGATGGCAAATTCAAATAAAGTTCTGGTAGGATTTTTCAAGAATATGCCATCACAGACACCCAACTTGACATATTCATATTTTGGAAAGGAAACAGAAGAGGAAAGAACGTATTACAGGGTAGAGGGGACAGAAGTGTATTCAGTTTCAACACCAATAAAGTTAAAAATCAGAAACAGAGTATCAGGCGAAGAAGTAGAAAATGACTACTATGTAATAGAAAGCAGAATACACAACGAAGGGAACACCTTAAAATGTGAGTACAAACTAGGAAAACAAACAGACTACTTTGTAGATCCAATACCACACGAAAAGATAAGAGGAGCAGTGATAGAAGCGAGAACAGTACATATTGCAAGAACAGATGAAAGTAAGAGTGAGCATGGAAGGGCTGACGGAAGTTCAGATAATCTTGAAGGAAGAACTATGGGAATAAAGCCTGTAAATATATATGTTGCTGAGGAGCAGGGAAAAAATAATAACAGAAGTCAGGAAGTGAAGGCAAGCGATATTGCGGTTATGACAGTTGACTTGACAGAAGGGTTGAGAAAACTGGGAGGAGCAGTGCAAAGTGAAGCAGATAAATACGCAGGAAAAAGCTATTTTCCATATGTAACGCCATATAGCCAGACAAATACTGGATTTACGCCTGCACCGGAAGCAAATGATAGAGTGGCGTTGTATTTTCCGAGTGAGAATGAGACACATGCGTTGGTGATGGGAGCGGTAAATAATGATGGGAATGGTAGGTTTACTAATCCTGAGATAAGAAATTATCATGTGGGGAAATCTGATTTTAATATGCAGTTGTCGAAAGATAGTTTGTCAACGAATGCTGCAAATTCAATATCACAAAATGCGAGTAATATTTCGGAAGAAGCTAAAAAGATAACTGAGTGTGCTGAAGATATTATGAATATGTCTAATAATTATAATGAAATAATAAAAGATAAAAAAATGACAGCTGCAAATAGCATATTACAAATAAGTCAAGAAGATACGATGATACAATCAAATGGAGATACAGAAATAAATTCTTCGGGTTATTCGGTGGTTAATGGTGGAGCAAATGTAATGATAAATGGATAAATAGAAGGAGCGAATGAAAATGAGATTTTATTATGATAATGGAAAACAATGTGTTATTAATTTTGAGATAATAGAAAGTCCTGAAAGTGCTAAAAAGAGAGAATATGAAGATTTTCAAAGAATGATGGAAAGTACAAGAGAAGAAATTAGAAGAAGGGAAAAACAAAGAATTCCTGTAGACAAAAATATTGCTAAATCAATAGTTTGTGATGGAGCAAAATTATACTGTCCAAAAGCTGAAATAAAAATATTTGCTCCAGAAGATGTAGTAGAAACAATAACAACTCCCCCAGAAGATCTTCCTATGATAGAATTAATAGTTCCTGAAGAACATCATGTTTTTTTGATGAAAAAAGATCCTGTAGCAACAACAAGAGATATAGAACCTGATAATTTTAATCCAGCTCCCGGAATATATTGTTCTTATGATCATGAAAAATGTAATATAAAAGAAGCAAATAAGTATTGGGAAAAAGTGGCAAAAACTGA contains:
- a CDS encoding DnaJ domain-containing protein: MTDYYKILGVSEDADAKEIKAKYRKLAMKYHPDRNPDDKKAEEMFKAISEAYEILGDENKRKEYDEKRKNKGNAGSQRFGEKKSSRAEQNNESAKRGAEAFFRNFSANPNDIKNMFESAFDVNNMSSSDKDKMREHKKSMEQSFENFFKPKKDK
- a CDS encoding type VI secretion system Vgr family protein, with the protein product MENNLNNQKPVEFFSAERIKIEIDGQQILWRDMNLEIDSKIGEHTIGKIKYVASPNQLSLYDALIDKKGDKTIVVTGRSNVSNEAGNATDKIFLNGVISKFRIKETKAGALAVELVCSSKSILLDRIPRYRSFQDPTLTYTDIAQEVNKNYNDGETLVNVGEDMKEIPRMTIQYNETDWEYLKRIASYTGQPLMANSNKVLVGFFKNMPSQTPNLTYSYFGKETEEERTYYRVEGTEVYSVSTPIKLKIRNRVSGEEVENDYYVIESRIHNEGNTLKCEYKLGKQTDYFVDPIPHEKIRGAVIEARTVHIARTDESKSEHGRADGSSDNLEGRTMGIKPVNIYVAEEQGKNNNRSQEVKASDIAVMTVDLTEGLRKLGGAVQSEADKYAGKSYFPYVTPYSQTNTGFTPAPEANDRVALYFPSENETHALVMGAVNNDGNGRFTNPEIRNYHVGKSDFNMQLSKDSLSTNAANSISQNASNISEEAKKITECAEDIMNMSNNYNEIIKDKKMTAANSILQISQEDTMIQSNGDTEINSSGYSVVNGGANVMING
- a CDS encoding FHA domain-containing protein → MLWRIKSFFSRIRSRIFNVFSGRGSLYRVESLRRGVTSTSKKEKENTSMSVDKGIRKYEKRQMAARGERQYNFFNLKNIIILIILFFTFVYIHMAGYSVKSLYIAIFIFIALTLYLLIVERFKEKVEVHDEIKEIKHEREREHHVFLDKVKEIEEVEKNQIENIILKNSDDYDIKVWKIGRASSLLIGKRTPRNKVDIDVSEGVYSNLVSRAHGMLNRVNGVWYYEDLGSQNGSGIEKKDDRRKIKLKRNVPVKVESGDIIYLATTKILLK